CTGGTCGGGGCCGGCAAGGCGGAGGGGGCGATGGACGCCTCCAACCTCCTGAAGCCCGCGCTCGCCCGGGGCGAACTCCATTGCGTCGGCGCGACCACGCTCGACGAGTATCGTAAGCACGTGGAGAAGGACGCGGCGCTGGCCCGGCGCTTCCAGCCGGTCTTCGTGGCGGAGCCGACGGTCGAGGACACGATCTCGATCCTGCGCGGCATCAAGGAGAAGTACGAGCTGCATCACGGCGTCCGCATCACCGATTCGGCGATCGTGGCGGCCGCGACGCTCTCCAACCGCTACATCACCGACCGCTTCCTGCCCGACAAGGCGATCGACCTCGTCGACGAGGCGGGCTCGCGGCTGCGCATGCAGGTCGACTCCAAGCCCGAGGAGCTGGATGAGCTCGACCGGCGCATCATGCAGCTCAAGATCGAGCGCGAGGCCCTGAAGCGGGAGAGCGATCCGGCGTCCAAGGACCGTCTCGGCAAGCTCGAGAAGGAGCTCGCCTCGCTGGAGGAGGAATCGGCGGGGGTCACCCAGCGCTGGCAGGCCGAGAAGGAGAAGCTGCAGTCGGCCACCAAGCTGAAGGAAGGCCTCGACCAGGCTCGCCTCGAGCTGGAGCAGGCGCAGCGCCGCGGCGACTGGGCCAAGGCGGGCGAGCTCGCCTACGGGGTCATTCCCGATCTTGAGAAGAAGCTCAAGGACGCCGAGGCCAAGACGGCGACTGCTCTCGTCCAGGAGGAGGTCACGGCCGACAACGTGGCCCAGGTCGTGTCCCGCTGGACCGGCGTGCCGGTCGACAAGATGCTCGAGGGCGAGCGGGAGAAGCTCCTGCGCATGGAGGACGAGATCGCGCGGCGGGTCGTCGGCCAGGCGGAGGCGGTGCATGCGGTGTCGACCGCGGTCCGGCGCGCCCGGGCGGGCCTTCAGGATCCGAACCGGCCGATGGGCTCGTTCATGTTCCTCGGGCCGACCGGTGTGGGCAAGACCGAGCTCACCAAGGCTCTCGCGCATTTCCTGTTCGACGACGAGACCGCGATGGTCCGCATCGACATGTCGGAGTTCATGGAGAAGCACTCCGTCAGCCGGCTGATCGGCGCACCTCCGGGCTATGTCGGCTACGAGGAGGGCGGCACGCTGACCGAGGCGGTGAGGCGGCGGCCGTACCAGGTGGTGCTCTTCGACGAGGTCGAGAAGGCGCACCACGACGTCTTCAACGTGCTCCTGCAGGTGCTCGACGACGGGCGTCTGACCGACGGCCAGGGCCGGACGGTGGACTTCAAGAACACGCTGATCATCATGACGTCGAACCTCGGCGCCGAGTATCTCGCCAACCAGCCGGAGGGCGAGGACGTCGACGCGGTGCGCGACCAGGTGATGGGCGTCGTGCGCGGCCACTTCCGGCCGGAGTTCCTGAACCGCCTCGACGAGATCATCCTGTTCCACCGCCTGAAGCGGACCGAGATGGGGGCGATCGTCGATATCCAGATCGGCCGGCTGAAGACGCTGCTCGCCGACCGGCAGATCACGATCGACCTCGACGCCTCGGCGCGGGCTTGGCTGGCCGACAAGGGCTACGACCCGGTCTACGGGGCGCGGCCGCTGAAGCGGGTGATCCAGCGCTTCGTGCAGGACCCGCTGGCCGAGAAGATCCTGGCGGGCCAGGTCAAGGACGGCGACGCCGTGACGGTCTCGGCCGGCGGCGACCGGCTCCTGATCCAGGTCACCGGCGAGGCGGCGGCCGACCAGGCGGCGTGAATTCGCGGCCCATGTGAGAGGCGAGGCCCGGCGGGAGACCGCCGGGCCTTTCGCCATTCGAGGTCCTGCACCGGGCTTATATTGCGTTGCAGCATGAGCCTGCTAGGGTCGGTGCCGGAGGGTGCATGAGCGCTTCGGATCCGACCGGACAGGACGGCCGCGCCGACACGGCCCGGTCGAGGATGCGCTCGCGCTCCTCACCGGCACGCTCCTGGTCGCGCTCGGGGTCCAGATCCTGAAGCTCGCCGGGCTCGCCACCGGCGGCACCGTCGGGATCGCGTTCCTGGCCGCCTACGCGACCGGCTGGCCGATCGGCTGGATCATCTTCGCCGTGAACCTGCCCTTCTACCTGTTCGCCTGGGCGGTGCTCGGACCTAAGTTCACGGTGCGGACCTTCGCGGCCGTCGGCCTCCTCTCCGCCGAAAGCCTCGCCCTTCCGGCGCTGATCCACGTCGAGGCCGTCGACCCGACCTTCGCCGCCGTGATGGGCGGTCTTCTGGTCGGC
This sequence is a window from Prosthecomicrobium sp. N25. Protein-coding genes within it:
- the clpB gene encoding ATP-dependent chaperone ClpB, giving the protein MNPEKYTDRVRGFLQSAQTSALSRGNQQFLPEHILKVLLDDPEGLAAGLIDRAGGRSRDALAATEKALEKLPKVSGGSGQIYLAQPTARVFETAEKMAEKAGDAFVTVERLLLALATEKDTEAGKALAAAGATPAALNQAINDLRKGRTADSASAENQYDALKRYARDLTQAARDGKLDPVIGRDEEIRRTIQVLSRRTKNNPVLIGEPGVGKTAIVEGLALRIINGDVPESLKDKSLMALDMGALIAGAKYRGEFEERLKGVLSEVTAAAGGVILFIDEMHTLVGAGKAEGAMDASNLLKPALARGELHCVGATTLDEYRKHVEKDAALARRFQPVFVAEPTVEDTISILRGIKEKYELHHGVRITDSAIVAAATLSNRYITDRFLPDKAIDLVDEAGSRLRMQVDSKPEELDELDRRIMQLKIEREALKRESDPASKDRLGKLEKELASLEEESAGVTQRWQAEKEKLQSATKLKEGLDQARLELEQAQRRGDWAKAGELAYGVIPDLEKKLKDAEAKTATALVQEEVTADNVAQVVSRWTGVPVDKMLEGEREKLLRMEDEIARRVVGQAEAVHAVSTAVRRARAGLQDPNRPMGSFMFLGPTGVGKTELTKALAHFLFDDETAMVRIDMSEFMEKHSVSRLIGAPPGYVGYEEGGTLTEAVRRRPYQVVLFDEVEKAHHDVFNVLLQVLDDGRLTDGQGRTVDFKNTLIIMTSNLGAEYLANQPEGEDVDAVRDQVMGVVRGHFRPEFLNRLDEIILFHRLKRTEMGAIVDIQIGRLKTLLADRQITIDLDASARAWLADKGYDPVYGARPLKRVIQRFVQDPLAEKILAGQVKDGDAVTVSAGGDRLLIQVTGEAAADQAA
- a CDS encoding YitT family protein; this encodes MHERFGSDRTGRPRRHGPVEDALALLTGTLLVALGVQILKLAGLATGGTVGIAFLAAYATGWPIGWIIFAVNLPFYLFAWAVLGPKFTVRTFAAVGLLSAESLALPALIHVEAVDPTFAAVMGGLLVGVGLLALIRHKASLGGIGVLAVFLQERFGWRAGSVQMGFDCLIVAGGLLVMDWPQVLLSVLGAVMLNVVLAINHRPGRYAGVS